In Liquorilactobacillus nagelii DSM 13675, the following proteins share a genomic window:
- the citC gene encoding [citrate (pro-3S)-lyase] ligase encodes MAKKTKELNLTNPEDFNLWKNFLQQAGIKNFSTAEVDQVDLTIGIFENQKLLATGSLAGNVLKYIAVSADSIGTGSEFNSIVSELIGRLALQGIFHVFVFTKPKYVASFQHLGFKSLAISAYGAVLERGFPDIATYLADIKQPEKPVKKTAAIVMNANPFTLGHKFLVEQAAQKNDLVYVFVVATNAGLFNAAERLKLVKQGTQHLKNVKVVSGGSYMVSYATFPAYFLDSSNDLIEYQTTLDALIFKKWIAPYLKITTRYLGSEPLSRTTNIYNETLEKILVPEIKVNIVSRRQLSNGEVISASKVRKMIAENDLSNLSELVPETTLSFIRDNLADLKNRIQKGMKIRGN; translated from the coding sequence ATGGCAAAAAAAACTAAAGAACTTAACTTAACTAATCCAGAAGATTTTAATTTATGGAAGAATTTTCTGCAACAGGCGGGAATAAAAAATTTTAGTACGGCAGAAGTTGACCAGGTCGATCTGACAATTGGTATTTTTGAAAATCAAAAGTTGCTGGCAACTGGTTCCTTAGCAGGTAATGTTTTGAAGTATATTGCTGTTTCGGCAGACTCAATTGGAACTGGATCAGAGTTTAATTCAATTGTTTCTGAATTAATTGGTCGTTTGGCACTGCAAGGAATTTTCCATGTTTTTGTTTTTACCAAGCCAAAATATGTTGCTAGTTTTCAGCATTTAGGTTTTAAATCACTAGCTATTTCTGCATATGGGGCAGTTTTAGAACGTGGGTTTCCAGACATCGCTACCTATTTAGCTGATATTAAGCAACCTGAAAAACCAGTAAAAAAAACTGCAGCTATTGTAATGAATGCCAATCCGTTTACCTTAGGACATAAATTTTTAGTTGAACAGGCGGCTCAGAAAAATGATTTAGTGTATGTTTTCGTAGTTGCCACAAATGCTGGTTTATTTAATGCAGCCGAAAGATTAAAACTGGTAAAACAAGGAACACAGCATTTGAAAAATGTTAAAGTTGTTAGTGGCGGTTCATATATGGTGAGTTATGCAACTTTTCCAGCATACTTTTTAGATTCATCTAATGATTTGATTGAATATCAGACCACCTTGGATGCTTTAATTTTTAAAAAATGGATTGCTCCATATTTAAAGATTACTACTCGTTATTTAGGCAGCGAACCTTTATCGCGAACGACTAACATTTATAATGAAACACTTGAAAAAATATTGGTGCCTGAAATTAAGGTAAATATTGTTTCTCGGCGTCAGTTATCAAACGGTGAAGTTATTTCAGCTTCAAAAGTTAGAAAAATGATTGCTGAAAATGATTTAAGTAACTTAAGCGAATTAGTACCAGAAACCACGCTCAGCTTCATTAGGGATAATTTAGCTGATTTAAAAAATCGAATTCAGAAAGGAATGAAAATTCGTGGAAATTAA
- a CDS encoding NAD(P)-dependent malic enzyme — protein MAENIELLHEKHTGVLEVEGVLPVDNREELGEAYTPGVAKLSKLIAKNPSLKVKYTVSGKLVAVITDGTAVLGLGNVGPEAGLPVVEGKALLYKQLAGVTALPLCLNQVKSSEMVTTIKNISKSFSGIHLEDIAAPRCFEIEEQLKKQLNIPVYHDDQEGTAIVVLAGLFNAAKVVNKSLKDLKILINGVGAAGVATAKLLLDCGVKKLTLVDKYGSIDPMDVRYNTYQRDLAAKVQQKGSLKLSEAITDQDVFIGLSDANVLTAEDVKKMAADPIIFALANPVPEILPETALNAGAKIVATGSSQYPNQINNILVFPGLFRGLLESHLNNVDFALEKLVAQTLADLVPKPTNDDIIPGVFDLDVAKKVSDAVANYKRV, from the coding sequence ATGGCAGAAAATATCGAATTGCTCCATGAAAAACATACTGGTGTCTTAGAAGTAGAAGGAGTACTTCCGGTTGATAATCGAGAAGAATTAGGCGAAGCTTATACTCCTGGCGTAGCCAAATTGTCTAAGTTAATTGCTAAAAATCCTAGTTTAAAAGTTAAGTATACGGTTAGCGGTAAATTGGTTGCAGTCATAACCGATGGAACAGCGGTGTTAGGATTAGGAAATGTTGGCCCAGAAGCTGGGTTACCAGTCGTTGAAGGCAAGGCACTTCTTTATAAACAATTGGCTGGAGTGACCGCGCTACCACTTTGTCTTAATCAGGTAAAATCTTCAGAAATGGTGACGACAATTAAAAACATTTCCAAGTCTTTTTCTGGTATTCATTTGGAAGATATCGCGGCTCCGCGCTGTTTTGAAATTGAAGAACAATTAAAAAAACAATTAAATATTCCTGTATATCACGATGATCAAGAAGGAACAGCGATCGTTGTTTTGGCGGGTTTGTTTAATGCAGCAAAAGTTGTTAATAAGTCGTTAAAAGATTTAAAGATTTTGATTAATGGAGTTGGGGCTGCTGGTGTAGCAACGGCTAAGTTATTGCTGGATTGTGGTGTTAAAAAGTTAACTTTGGTTGATAAATATGGCTCAATTGATCCAATGGATGTTCGCTATAACACTTATCAACGTGATTTGGCAGCAAAGGTTCAACAAAAAGGCAGCTTAAAATTGAGTGAAGCAATTACCGATCAAGATGTCTTTATTGGCTTATCAGATGCTAATGTTTTAACAGCTGAAGATGTAAAAAAAATGGCCGCTGATCCAATTATTTTTGCTTTGGCAAATCCAGTCCCAGAAATTTTACCGGAAACTGCTTTAAACGCGGGAGCAAAAATTGTCGCAACTGGCTCAAGTCAATATCCTAATCAAATCAACAATATTTTAGTTTTTCCAGGTTTGTTCCGCGGCTTATTAGAGAGCCATTTAAATAATGTTGATTTTGCATTAGAAAAATTGGTTGCGCAGACCTTAGCTGATTTAGTACCTAAGCCAACTAATGATGATATTATTCCAGGTGTTTTTGATTTAGATGTAGCTAAAAAAGTATCAGATGCAGTTGCAAATTATAAGAGAGTTTAG
- a CDS encoding sugar-binding transcriptional regulator: MQNDNYKYQEQLAAIAQDFYLSRLTISELSTKYSLSRYLIKKSLDEAISSGLVTVSINSPLSRNFALEMQFQKKFGLKNIYIIKDSSNPEEDQKKIIEYAAEQLQLLIKKSKVVGLAWGGTVYNVIDHFKNQIQADLIFTQFMGENMKYHSQAGSMRMVEKAANKFSTGFTTLAAPLYIINKRLKNELRQEPAFKQTFIYASRMDLIFTGLGTLASIDSIACWKQNKKAIFPGVDQEKIAGILYGRPYDIQGNFLVSNETDTVFGADIDTILAVPHRLAIVKSKFKAKAALGALRGHLITDLVIDEAIANRILLEASIS; the protein is encoded by the coding sequence ATGCAAAATGACAATTATAAATACCAAGAACAGCTTGCAGCAATTGCTCAAGATTTTTACTTATCTCGTTTAACGATTTCTGAACTCTCAACAAAGTATTCTTTAAGTCGCTATCTAATCAAAAAATCACTTGATGAGGCAATTTCCTCTGGATTGGTAACTGTCAGCATCAACTCTCCCCTGTCAAGAAACTTTGCTCTTGAAATGCAATTTCAAAAAAAATTTGGCCTTAAAAATATTTATATCATTAAAGATTCCAGCAATCCTGAAGAAGATCAGAAAAAAATTATTGAATATGCCGCTGAACAGTTACAGCTTTTGATTAAGAAAAGTAAAGTTGTTGGCCTCGCATGGGGTGGAACTGTTTATAACGTAATCGATCATTTTAAAAATCAAATTCAAGCTGATTTAATTTTTACTCAATTTATGGGAGAAAATATGAAATATCATTCGCAAGCTGGCTCAATGCGAATGGTTGAAAAAGCCGCCAATAAATTCAGTACTGGGTTCACCACCCTTGCTGCGCCATTGTATATTATCAATAAAAGATTAAAAAACGAGCTTCGCCAAGAACCGGCTTTTAAGCAAACTTTCATCTACGCTTCTCGAATGGATTTAATTTTTACCGGCCTTGGGACATTAGCTTCAATTGACTCAATAGCCTGTTGGAAACAAAATAAAAAAGCTATTTTCCCTGGTGTTGATCAGGAAAAAATAGCTGGTATTTTATATGGTCGTCCTTATGACATCCAAGGAAACTTTTTAGTTTCAAATGAAACAGATACTGTTTTCGGAGCTGACATTGATACGATTCTAGCCGTTCCACATCGACTAGCAATTGTTAAAAGTAAGTTTAAAGCTAAGGCTGCCCTAGGTGCCCTGCGAGGACACTTAATTACTGATTTAGTAATCGACGAAGCAATCGCTAACCGAATCTTATTAGAAGCTAGTATTAGTTAA
- the citF gene encoding citrate lyase subunit alpha — MKNKVNRQLDEKLMDQLNYQPFQGAAIGHPVKQRVAPKVRVSTGEDKLVDSLEDVVKKTVKDGMTISFHHHFRNGDFVFNKVMRIIIDLGIKNLTLAPSSLTGVMNELVIEGIKKGAITNITSSGMRGSLGDFISHGNLENPVIFRSHGGRARAIENGEIKIDVAFLGVPNADRLGNANGRFGDAVFGSLGYALMDAQYADQVVLITDNIVPYPNTPASIKQTQVDYVVKVDKVGDPDKIGSGATRFTKDPKELRIAEMVNRVIVNSPYFKNDFSFQTGSGGAALAVTRYLRQSMIDNGIKASFALGGITKPTTDLLKEGLVRRVMDVQDFDKGAADSMHSNPNQQEIDASWYADADNKGAMVDQLDVVILSALEIDTKFNVNVMTGSDGVIRGAVGGHQDAATAKLTIICAPLVRGRIATVTPDVTTIVTPGESVDVLVTEVGIAINPKRTDLIKILSQVPGLPIYTIEELQQLAQKQVGTPKPLEYQDKVVALIEYRDGSIIDQVKQIKD; from the coding sequence TTGAAAAATAAGGTAAATCGTCAATTAGATGAAAAATTAATGGATCAGTTAAATTACCAGCCTTTTCAAGGAGCAGCTATCGGTCATCCGGTGAAACAACGGGTTGCACCAAAAGTCAGGGTTTCAACTGGTGAAGATAAGTTAGTGGATTCACTTGAAGATGTAGTTAAAAAAACGGTTAAAGACGGGATGACTATCTCATTTCATCATCATTTTCGTAATGGAGATTTTGTTTTCAATAAAGTAATGCGAATAATTATTGATTTAGGAATAAAAAATCTAACATTAGCCCCGTCTTCTTTAACCGGAGTGATGAATGAGTTAGTTATTGAAGGAATCAAAAAAGGAGCAATTACAAATATTACCAGCTCAGGGATGCGCGGATCCTTAGGGGACTTCATTTCTCACGGTAATTTAGAAAATCCAGTAATTTTCCGGTCTCATGGTGGTCGTGCTCGGGCAATTGAAAATGGAGAGATTAAGATTGATGTGGCTTTTTTAGGAGTGCCCAATGCGGATCGTTTAGGTAATGCCAATGGTCGGTTTGGTGATGCAGTCTTTGGATCATTAGGCTATGCTTTGATGGATGCTCAGTATGCTGACCAGGTAGTTTTAATTACCGATAATATCGTTCCTTATCCAAATACACCAGCTTCAATCAAACAAACACAAGTCGATTATGTGGTTAAAGTTGATAAAGTTGGTGATCCCGATAAGATTGGCTCGGGAGCTACTCGTTTTACTAAGGACCCGAAAGAATTAAGAATTGCTGAAATGGTGAATCGAGTGATTGTTAATTCACCTTATTTTAAAAATGATTTTTCATTTCAAACAGGTTCTGGCGGTGCGGCTCTGGCAGTAACTCGTTATTTACGACAATCAATGATTGACAATGGAATTAAAGCTTCTTTTGCCTTAGGTGGAATTACAAAACCAACCACTGATTTGTTGAAGGAAGGTTTAGTTCGGCGAGTAATGGATGTACAAGATTTTGATAAAGGTGCGGCAGATTCGATGCACTCTAATCCAAATCAGCAAGAAATCGATGCATCATGGTACGCAGATGCTGACAATAAAGGAGCAATGGTTGATCAATTAGACGTTGTGATTCTAAGTGCTTTGGAAATTGATACTAAATTCAACGTCAATGTCATGACTGGTTCAGATGGTGTGATTCGCGGTGCTGTTGGTGGGCATCAAGATGCAGCAACGGCCAAATTAACAATTATCTGTGCTCCTCTAGTTAGAGGAAGGATTGCAACTGTCACACCAGATGTTACGACTATTGTGACACCAGGTGAATCAGTTGACGTTTTAGTCACAGAAGTCGGCATTGCAATTAATCCTAAACGGACCGATTTAATTAAAATTTTAAGTCAAGTTCCCGGGCTGCCAATTTATACGATTGAAGAATTGCAACAATTGGCTCAAAAACAAGTTGGAACGCCTAAACCACTTGAATATCAAGATAAAGTAGTCGCTTTGATTGAATATCGTGATGGCAGTATTATTGATCAAGTTAAACAAATTAAAGATTAA
- the citD gene encoding citrate lyase acyl carrier protein — MEIKKTALAGTLESSDIQILITKGTKGIEIELESDVKKQFGDQICQVISKTLADFGISQAKIKAVDKGALDCVIKARTIAAAQRAIDNSQELDWKVI, encoded by the coding sequence GTGGAAATTAAAAAAACAGCTTTAGCTGGGACATTAGAATCTTCAGATATTCAAATTTTGATTACTAAGGGGACTAAGGGGATTGAAATTGAACTTGAATCTGATGTTAAGAAACAATTTGGTGATCAAATATGTCAAGTTATTAGTAAAACCTTAGCAGATTTTGGAATTTCACAGGCAAAGATTAAAGCAGTCGATAAAGGTGCATTGGATTGTGTAATTAAAGCGCGGACGATTGCTGCGGCTCAAAGGGCAATTGACAATTCTCAAGAGTTAGATTGGAAGGTGATTTAA
- the citE gene encoding citrate (pro-3S)-lyase subunit beta has translation MQTTDNERLRRTMMFVPGNNPAMLKDAGIYGADSIMFDLEDAVSLTEKDAARILVYEALTHVDYGEAEKVVRINGLDTPFYQADIKAMVKAKVDVIRLPKVESAEMMKKLESLVTAAENEFGIPVGTIHLMAAIESAKGVLNAPEIAAASKRMIGIALSAEDYTTDMKTHRYPDGAELEFARNMVLHAARAAGIAAFDTVFTDMNDTEGFYRETKHIHQLGFDGKSLVNPRQIAMVNQVYQPTEKEIKQALEVINAIKEAKVKGSGVISLNGQMVDRPVALRAQRVIKLAEASHLLDEEGNYIEK, from the coding sequence ATACAGACGACTGACAATGAACGATTACGGCGAACAATGATGTTTGTTCCCGGAAATAATCCAGCAATGTTGAAGGATGCTGGAATTTATGGTGCAGATTCAATCATGTTTGATCTTGAAGACGCTGTTTCTTTAACAGAAAAAGATGCTGCCAGAATTTTAGTTTATGAGGCTTTAACGCATGTTGATTACGGTGAAGCGGAAAAAGTAGTTCGGATTAATGGTCTTGATACACCATTTTATCAAGCAGATATTAAAGCAATGGTTAAAGCTAAAGTTGATGTAATTCGTTTGCCAAAAGTTGAATCAGCTGAAATGATGAAGAAACTAGAAAGTTTAGTCACGGCTGCAGAAAATGAATTTGGAATTCCAGTAGGAACGATTCATTTAATGGCAGCGATTGAAAGTGCTAAGGGTGTGTTAAATGCCCCTGAGATTGCGGCTGCTTCTAAACGGATGATTGGAATTGCCCTATCGGCTGAAGATTATACGACCGACATGAAAACTCATCGTTATCCAGATGGAGCCGAACTTGAATTTGCTCGAAATATGGTTTTGCATGCAGCTCGGGCAGCTGGAATTGCAGCCTTTGACACTGTCTTCACTGATATGAATGACACTGAGGGCTTTTACCGTGAAACTAAGCATATTCATCAATTGGGCTTTGATGGGAAATCCTTGGTTAATCCACGACAAATTGCGATGGTTAATCAGGTTTACCAACCAACAGAAAAAGAAATTAAACAAGCTTTAGAAGTAATTAATGCAATTAAAGAAGCTAAAGTCAAAGGCTCAGGTGTTATCTCGCTTAATGGTCAAATGGTTGATCGCCCAGTAGCTTTACGAGCTCAACGAGTTATTAAGCTAGCCGAAGCTTCACATTTGCTTGATGAGGAGGGAAACTACATTGAAAAATAA
- a CDS encoding AEC family transporter: protein MGVFVTSIQSVLAILIMIAVGYFTQGLNWFDDNFSGSISKLIMKVALPASIFMAMMQFFKPDQLAKLSTGLIYTIISILVGYLVSWLEIKAFKVPRGRRGLMMTAINGANTVFIGMPLNVALFGEISVPYLLVYYIVNTVIIWTLGIWIIAADDPTVNQKDGKKVNFDLNHLIPAPLWGFIVALPFVYIPWLKTHLLVNFVSMTLTDVGGLVTPLSLIYIGIMLKKFGISSIKFDFHLILTLIGRFIISPIIMAVIVFAGLKFGVQMNGIFQKTLIIQAATPSLAVLPILASNYHGDVKFATNVVVATSVLFIVVVPVIMVIQSI, encoded by the coding sequence ATGGGTGTTTTTGTTACTTCGATTCAAAGTGTGCTGGCTATCCTAATTATGATAGCAGTTGGTTATTTTACTCAAGGACTTAACTGGTTTGATGATAACTTTTCAGGGTCAATTTCAAAATTAATCATGAAAGTTGCTTTACCAGCTTCAATTTTCATGGCGATGATGCAGTTTTTTAAGCCGGATCAATTAGCTAAATTGTCAACTGGGTTAATTTATACAATTATTTCAATTTTAGTTGGTTATTTAGTTTCATGGTTAGAAATAAAAGCATTTAAAGTTCCTCGCGGTCGCCGTGGACTAATGATGACTGCAATTAACGGTGCTAATACAGTTTTTATTGGGATGCCATTGAATGTTGCTTTGTTTGGAGAAATTTCGGTCCCTTATTTGTTAGTATATTATATTGTTAATACGGTTATCATCTGGACATTAGGGATTTGGATTATTGCCGCAGATGATCCAACAGTTAATCAAAAAGATGGAAAAAAGGTTAATTTTGATTTAAACCACCTTATTCCGGCACCTTTATGGGGATTTATTGTGGCATTGCCTTTTGTATATATTCCATGGCTGAAAACACATTTATTAGTAAATTTTGTGTCGATGACTTTAACTGATGTTGGTGGTTTAGTAACACCACTTTCACTAATATATATTGGGATAATGTTGAAAAAATTTGGAATTTCAAGTATAAAGTTTGATTTCCACTTGATTTTAACATTAATTGGAAGATTTATTATTTCACCGATAATTATGGCCGTGATTGTTTTTGCAGGTTTAAAATTTGGAGTGCAAATGAATGGAATATTCCAAAAAACCTTGATAATTCAAGCAGCTACACCATCATTAGCAGTTTTGCCAATTTTAGCCAGTAACTATCATGGGGATGTTAAATTTGCAACTAATGTGGTAGTAGCAACTTCAGTTTTGTTCATTGTAGTTGTTCCTGTTATTATGGTAATTCAGAGTATTTAG